The Silene latifolia isolate original U9 population chromosome Y, ASM4854445v1, whole genome shotgun sequence sequence tctacccaactactctaattgattccgagatccaaattcatattaactcgggcacggtgatacccgtcgtgaggtgtcaaaaataaatttataatttccaactacaactatagctagcggcagtcgggtcgaaccacagagaggcaggcgtaaattctagttgtttaaattcagtctaaggaAACAATAAGGTGGGGGGGTTTAAttggattggtctatagctaatgagcgataaaataaagtaaactaagcaaatagatgaaatcaaatataaaaggaggtactaggatggtcggttcgttatagcttcgacaaagatactaaacaggtctaaatcgaacacaagttaggcgggaaacaagaggtcctctcggtccactcttaacaaatagcatctttcgatctcgctataggtctctaatatcactaatactgactctcgtcctgaaaagtgactaacggtctaaactctacttatctttcgatctcagcacagtttagtcatcttaattggtgatctaacaactttccctatctttcgatctaatgggtcagtcataaattaagcatctaactggtcgcatgcattcgattcgttaaatacatcattaaaatcaattaaaacggatGGTAACCTCACGTggacagtcgatcgaccgggtaaggcagtcgatcgactgacacgcgattcagtctaatttaatactacgccgcctacgccataactCCCCTACATCcaagcacaaactatttagctactcatgctgaaggtgataacaacaataatactagggcataaaagtactgaattcataattaaagcggtaggacaaacaattaacatgcaacaataaaatggtttcgggaatctaactagcaattctttactaataacgaaatagaagtgaattgaaatagggcagaagaataccgagaatagcagaagaacgattaagaacaagagcgaaaattccaatgctaaacaatattccaaaccctaataaaactcaatgttactatgtaaaacttaatgtaaaaacttgataaaaatcggatccctaaaactggtgttctaagttacgttatatagcaaacatacgtaacttttatttccaaaacctaaactcaatgggcttgcgcttcctcggtcttttaattctcgtctggaatagcagtttggtcgatcgactgctaggactggtcgatcgaccggtcttcagtatacagtagcttccggaacccgcaggttggtcgatcgactgatggcagtggtcgatcgactgcttgagctgctacttgacttctataatcttgtggatttgtcttttgggccttgaattgcgcaccaagctcgttccttaagcgaatacttcacgtcaaatgcaatgcaagatactcggggatggatttaggtCGATTTCCGctagattcttcacatttctgcaataatgtacagaAATACGGAattagacggaaatagggagaaatggcagcttaaactacacaaatgagctctgaaatgcgtgtaaaatgggatgtaaaacatcatataaaagacacgcatcacacggtgagccgattcatcactaatcaatataactcggtggattaactctttaattgattctactactagaactctcagtcgataaaattactttaatatttatcttaagcccggaaAACATGCGGCTATAGTCGCGAAtatttccgttgagctcaatccaaatttcgatgtaataacaatttactacccacttacccaacgtaacaagtttagcatcccggtaagccgagcctacttccttatgaaattgggattcatggttctactatttggtaaggctaattctcaattataatttagtgagaggtcttgtcaacttattatctatcacgttataagtgaactaaagcggtgaactacgataattataattgacacggtcgatgactcgataaaatgatatgcatgtgtagttatggcgatttggctatgcatgcaaacatataaaacaaatgcaaagcaaaacaataaaatcctagtGAAATTATTTAAACTTCCTAGCACGTAATCTCACACAAACTCATTTCTCTGAAATTTGTTTTTTAAATTTCACAttaaaatttagtggcgactcctTTCAACGATGTATTTCCCTtttccacaatttggcgacttcACTGGGACTGTGATACTCGAAAAGGAAAATGATGGCTATTAGGATTATCTAGGACATGtctttttttcatttatcatGCATAAACCCAAATGAGACTCTGGGATTCGGACCATTTCTCCCCTTGGGTCGATTTCAAGATAGGGAAATGACGTCCACTGTGCCAGACTTAATGGTTAAGGTGGTTTTGCTAATCAGTGACTCGCCATATCGCACAGTGTGTATGGTGAGTTAGCCGTTTCCTGACAGAGTGGAATCATTGGCATGGACCCGATTTAGATGACcgaccgagacttagaagagtctaCGCTCATGCATAACATCCTTAATATGCGAATGACTAATTGTGTTTGCTGAGTCGGTTTTTGTTTTTAAACCTTTTCGACATTTTTAGTCAAAATAGTTGTCTTTTTTGGAAAAAAATCAAGTCGTTTTTCAATGCCTGTCAATTTCGACAATTTTGGTCCCTTTTACCCATGATTTTCGAAAAATTCAAGCTCCACTTCGTTCGAACATTTTTGAAGCGAAATTCTATCCAAATTCGTtcgaattttcggcccaaaaatgAAGTTTTTAAGCCGTTATGTTGCCCATTTCAAATATGGATTTTAAAATATCTGTTTTCAAATCGATCCAATTCAGTTCCTGAACCACAACCGAGCATGAGATGCGTCAAGTATTGAGTAGTGTCTAAGCCATGTAAGGTCATTCGTTGTCATGTCCCACGAAGTCTAGGACACGATCCATGACGGTCACCCAAGTTCACATCTTGAATTCGAGTCGAGTAGGTCTAAGTTAAATCACGAGAAACGTCTCAACCAGGCTATTTTGGGCATTTTCAAGAAGCCCATGGGCCAAGCACGGTCCAATAAAGAGTTTAATAACACGAAgcccagtttagaatcgagtcgTTATGTTGTCAGTCTCGTTTGAATCACGAGTCTAAGTCGAgtcgatgtctaaatcaaaccacgAGTCGAATCGGTGTCTAATATGAACCGTGAGTCGAGCCCATGGCCAGATAAGCCCAAGTTCTTATTGAGTCGAGTCTTTGGGGTGTGCAGGTTTGTGTTCGATTATTGCTTGGTTCGAGgctttcttgtagaaaggccaccGAAAACTCGATTTCAAACAATAGAAGACGCTGTCAACAAGCTTACCCAGGCCGTAAACGTCATGATGGCTCAAATGGAACTAATTGAATCCAAGTTGAGAAGTAAAGCATCTTCACTCACCCCGCCCAtgactgatttggagaaacggttcaagttcatcgaggaccgtctgaaactgtcCTAGAGGAAGGACAACCATGATGAAAATGCTAGGGTGTATACCCCAATTCAAGGCAAGCTACCCACCAACTTTGTGCTCATTGATATCCCCAAATTCAAGGGCACAGAGAACCCAGTCCTTCATGCTAAAGCTTATAAGGAGTAAATATCCTTAAAGGGAGTGCCCGCTGATATGCTCTCCCAAATTTTTGCCCAATCCTTGGAAGAACACCCGAAGGCATGGTTTTACTATATTGAACATAAGAACTTCGCTATATTCGAAGATATCACCACGGAGTTCTGTAAATATTATGCTGATAATATGTAAATACAAACCAGCATGAGAACACTAGAAGTTCTGACCCAGAAAGAAAATGAAGTGTTTACTGATTTCCACTTGAGGTGGCACGCAGAAAGCGTGAAACTTGCTAGAAAGCCGTAATAAAGTGAAATGGTAGacaagttcgtaaagaatctataGCCCGTTTACCATGAAGCAGTCAAGTATTAAAACTTTAATTCCTTTAAGGAGTTGGCCAAAATTGGGAGAAAAGTTGAAGATGATGTTATAAAGGAAGAAAATGGATGACCTAAGAGGTATACAGGGTCTCTTCCTGAAAGGGTAAGGCTTCAGTAACAAGTCATTTTGTGGAGGCTGTCCATCTGCTAGAAGGACAGTCGAAGGGGCCACAGCGCCATAATTTTTGGGCATTCACTGATATCGGATGTACCTATACTTATGCTCTCCAAAGGTTGATAGCCcagggaaagctgaagcctattggtccaactccggaccctcctatTGAAAAACAAGGTAAAGGGTGATAGCCAGATGCCCTAGTGTGTCTTTCACCAAGCGATTGGTCATGATACTAAAAGGTGCTTTAGAttaaagcacgaaatccaagataTAATTGAGAACGGAATGCTCCCAATCCCAGCTTCAAGGCCCAATAACGTTACTAACCCATTCGGTGATCATGCTAATCACGTCACTGTTGGAGATATTGTTGATTATTCCCATCTCATTCGTCCATGTTTTCTAAAAGGGGTGTTTGTTGGGAAAATATTTATAGATTGCGCCAAATTCATGTTGAACTTCGAGAATGAAATTGAAGTCGAAAACTTTGCCGTTGACTGTACTCCTTATATTTTAGGGAGTGCTAATGAAATCAATTGGGTCTGggctgatgatgaagatgatgtatACCTTACCAAAGGTGCCGCTTTTCCGCATACCCAAGAAGAAATATTGAAAGTGAGAAAGGATGCTCTCGAGTGTAACCACTTGACTCGTTCGAGGCGCCCATATCGCGTGGAGAGGGCTAGCCATACCTCTAATTTTAAGGATGTTTTCTAGAAAAGACGTCGTCTAAAGAGCCTGCAACAGTCGAGGTTCTTGGTTAAGGGTCGACCTCAAAGGATTCCCCTATCAAGCAATTCCAAAAGACTTAATCAGAAAATGCAGCTTGGGAACGATCACTCGAGCAAGAGTATGATAGGGTAAACAAGCTAATAAAGGACAGAGTTTCCCAACCTTGGTACATAGAACTTCAACGGTATCGAGAAGAAAACAGGCAGATACAAGCTTCACGCTATTTGGATTTCATCAAAAATCCCTCTGGACCTATGGTCCTTCATAGCGTGAATAAAAGATCACCAATACACCGAGTGCTCTCTTCAGAAGATTTGATGGTCGGGTACATATTACCCAGGTGTAGTTGGGATGCAGCCACTGTATGTAAAGCAACAAAGGTTTGGCTTCAATGGTTATTCAAATTGGCAAAGAGGATGTCAGACGTAGTATGGAAAGCAAACACGGACCAAGATATTTACTATGCCACGGAGAAGAGGTTCTATTGCCCCTGAGGCGAACTTTTCAAGCTAGATGATGATTCTGGATCTGAGCCTGAGTCTGAGTCTGGGTCTGATCTCCGTCTTAGggttgagtctaaggagtcaagTGTTGAAAACACCCCTTACCCAGTCTTTCCTTCTCATCTACGCCTTCCTAGTCCTAGCAGTCCGGGGCCTGTCCCAAATGCTCATATCTCACAGCTGAcctctgatcagttggctcaaataTTGGCACAATTTGCGcagtttcaaatcaataataataaaaatcagtttgcttacgactcgttttatttacattgcaattcaatttttgaaaatgattgttttagtaATGACATTGAGAATGAGGTCGAAGATGAAAagattgaagatgatgatgagcttTCAGCACCTCCACAACTGGTTAAAGGGTTAGAGGAATAAAATCAGAAAAATTCGTTGGTCGAGGATACCAAAACAATCAATGTAGGAACCTTGATAGAACCACGAGAGCTCAAAATATGGTATACCTTAGATCCTACAGAAAAGCAAGGGTTTGTTAATCTATTGGGTTAGTTCAAGCATGTATTTGCATGGTCTTATAGAGATATGCCGGGAATCGACAGGGAAATCACGAATCATCAAATCCCAGTTAAACCAGGTTTTAAGCAAGTAAAACAGAAGCTACGCAGAATGCGAATCGAGTGGTCCATAAGAGTCAAAGAAGAaattgacaaacaattcaaagccgggtttatCAAAGTGTCGGAATACTCAGATTGTCTTGCTAACGTAGTGCCAGTGCCGAAGAAAGACGGGAAAGTTCGACTTTGTGTAGATTTTCGTGACCTGAACAATGCAAGTCCGAAGGAAgatttccctctacctcacattgatatattggtagacaataccgcCAATCATGCCCTCTTatctttcatggatgggtatgctggcTACAATCAGATAAAGATGGGGGAAGAAGATATACATAAAATAGTCTTTACCTCACAGTGGGGTACCTATTGTTACACGGTGATACCTTTCGGTTTGATAAATGCCGGGGTGACATGTCAAAGAACAGCAACGATGTTCCTACATGTCATGATGCACCAAGAAGTGGAATTTTATGTCGTTGACATGATCGTGAAGTCAAAAAAGCATAGTGGTCATCTCGAAGATTTGAGAATGTTTTTCGAGAGGTTACGAAAATACAAGATCAGACTGAACCCATAGAAATTCGCATTTGGAGTTACTTCTGGCAAATTTTTGGCCGAAATCGTTAGCCACCGAGGCATCAAATTTGACTCATCAAAGAGTAAGCCATAATGGAAATACCTTATCCCGAAACCGAGAAGCAAAACCGATGGTTTCTAGGCCGTGTACAGTACATAAGCCGATTTGTTGCTAAGTTAACGATGATATACGAGCCGATCTTTAAGAAATTGAGGGCCGTGGGACATGAAATATGGGATGATCAATGTCAAGCCGCATTTGACAAAGTCAAGGATGTTCTATCCTCACTGCCAGTTTTTAGCCCCACCTATATCTGGGCTACCTTTATCGTTTTATCTAACCGTAACAGATACCGCAAAGAAGGCAATGCTAGCCCAAACTGTCAACAAACAAGAAAGGGctatttactacattagtaaaaagtttttggaatatgAAGTGAAGTACACACCTCTAGAGAAGACGTGTTTTTAATCAAGGCAACCAAGAAGTTAAGACACTATAAGCTCAATTATAGTGTGAGTGTCTATTCGATGAAGGATCTAATGAAGTACCTGTTTGAAAAACCGGTGCTCAATGGTAGAATGTAGAGATGGACTCTTATgctatccgagtttgatctcaaatacgtacccttAAAAGCAATTAAGGGAAGGGTATAGCCGATTTCCTTGCGGATAACCCAATCGAAGAAATTCAGATAGtggatacttggtcatttcccgacaaTGATGTGATTCATATAGAAGATGATCTGTGGGAGCTATACTTTGATGGAACATCGAATTATATGGGATACGGGGTCGGAATTCTCACAATCTCTCCGAAGGGTGAACACGTTCCGGTTTCAATCAAATTGGACTTTAACGTGAAGAATTATGCCCCTAAATATGAGGCATGTTTGTTGGGCTTGCGTAGCGCGCTCGATTTGGGCGTGAAGAAGCTTTTGGTACACGGGGATTCCCCCCTTGTGATTAATCAAGTAGTTGGGTCGTGGAatatcaaaagtgatagtttggccCCATTCCAAGCAAGGATCGAAGAATTAGAATGATACTTCGATGATGTCAAATATGTTCATCTTCCGCGAGATGAATATAAATTTGCAGATGCACTATCAAAACTGGCCGCGTTAATAAATATTCCCGAGTATATGGACCGTATGCCAATTCGTGTTGAAAGAAGATCATCACCCTCTTATGTGAATATAATTAATGATATCGAAGAAAGTGAAGCTGAGCCTTGGTATATAGCTATTCTAAGGTACAAAGAAACGGAAGAATACCCAATCGACCTTGATGTACGAGGGAAGCGTGCCTTAAGAATGCTGGCATCCTAATTCATTAAAGCTGATTATGGGCAGTAATACAAAAGAACGGCCCAAGGTGTTCTATTGCGATGTGTTGATAAATTGACCGCCGATAAAATTATGGAAGAATCCCATGACGGAGAGTATCGGCCACACATGAATGCGCACTtgttggtttgaaaaatcatgaGGTTGGGTTACTATTGGACAActatggagacagattgtcggaGATGTGCCAGGCATTGCCATAATTACCAGACTTTTGCAAATGTTCAACATGTACCACCCTCTATGTTGTataccatgacgtcaccctggccatgTTCAACCTGGGGGATCGATATTATTGGAAAAGTAAACCCATCCGAAACGAGAGGACATTGCTTTATCCTTGTTGCAAACGACTACTTTACGAAATAGGTAGAAGCTAAGTCTTATAGAGAACTCAAGGCGAAGCAAGTGGCAAAATTCATTTAGAATGAGATCATTTGCCAATATAGAGTACCAAATGAGTTCATCAGTGATCACGGGAATCTTTTTCAAGCTGAAACTAAAACTATACTTTAGAAGTATAAGATAAAGCACCACATGTCGTCACCTTATCGACCATAGACAAATGGTGCGGTAGAGGCTGCTAACAAAATGGTTGCTGCTATTTTAAGAAAGATGTCGGATAATTACCATGAATGGCTCGATAAGATACCATTCGCATTGTGGGGGTACTGTACCTCAATTAGAAAAGCCACATGATTAACTCCCTATTACTTGGTTTATGgaatggaggcagttcaaccAATTGAATTGGAAGTACCGTCTTTCTGGAAAGTCAAGTTTCCGGAGTGGATTAGGTTAAAGCCCGATATGACTCTTTAGTGATGCTCAATGAACGTCATTTGAACGCGTTCTATCATATCTAACTCTATCAGAAGAGGATAGATAGAGcttttaacaagaaggtgaaaccACGAGGaatcaaggaaggagatttgaTTCTAAAATCAGTTCACGCTCTAGTACCAGCGGACTCAAGGGATAAATTCAAGCCAAATTGGACTGGCCCATATTTGGTAAAGGAGATTTTATCGGGAGGTGTCGTTCGGTTGACAAATCTGGACGGAAATGACTTTGCAAATCCTACAAATTTGGATTAGTTGAAGAAGTACAACCCTTGAAAAGGTCTcattctcaaatgttatgaaataataTTCGAATTGCTTTGTTCTTAGAATAAGTCATAAGTTGTGGACATTTGTTGACGCTGCATGAAATATTTTCAATGGGAGAACTACGTAcccggtttgattctgttgcaaAGAAGATATGTAGGCAACTCTCAAAAGAGTACAACCGGAAACTTTGTAATGCAAAAATGAATTTTTATGCATAAATTGGAATTTATAATAAATAGTAGttttttatttattctttattTCCTGGCGAAGCTCATTAAAAAGTTTATTTTGGGCTATGCTCATCACACACAAGTAGAAGGAAAGCACCCAACATAATAGAAGATAATAGAGAGAAGAAAAAGTTAAGCAGCTAAGTCCTAGCCTAAGCCGAACCCGGGTCGCGAGGCCCATCACGTCGAGATGATGTCTCACCCATCATCACCCTAGCCCGTTTCATCGAAGGAGTCACGTCTTCTTCACGCGGGCCAAGTCGGTTTTTCACACTCGGTCGAGGACCAAGCCTGTCAGCCAAAGATGGCCTATTGCTAGTCGTCGAACCCATCCTTTGCCACCAAACACTTGGAGGCTTAGGTTCAGTCCTAGAGTTCTTGTCGGTCCCAGTTCCAGACTAAGAAAGGGTCGAGAATTTTTCTTTGAAGTAAGATTGGTTCAGCAAGATATCTTGGTGATACTTCCATTCCACAGCATCATCCTTCCGCAGTTTCCTTCTACGCTTTGAGAATGTTTTTCGAGAGGTTACGAAAATACAAGATGAGACTGAACCTGCAGAAATGCGCATTTGGAGTTACTTCTGGCAAACTTTTGGCCGAAATCGTTAGCCACCATGGCATCAAAGTTGACCCGTCAAAGATTAAAGCCATAATGGGAATACCTTATCCCGAGACCGAGAAGCAAAACCGATGGTTTCTAGGCCGTGTACAGTACATAAGCCGCTTTGTTACTAAGTTAACGATGATATGCGAGCCGATCTTTAAGAAATTGAGGGCCGTGGGACATGAAATATGGGATGATCAATGTCAAGCCGCATTTGACAAAGTCAAGGATGTTCTATCCTCCCCGCCAGTTTTTAGCCCACCTATATCTGGGCTACCTTTATCGTTTTATCTAACCGTAACAGATACCGCAAAGGGGGCTATGCTAGCCCAAACTGTCAACAAAGAAGAAAGGGctatttactacattagtaaaaagttcttggaatatgaagTGAAGAACACACCTTTAGAAAAGACGTGTTTTTAATCAGGGCAACCAAGAAGTTAAGACACTATAAGCTCAGTTATGGTGTGAGTGTATTCGATGATGGATCGAATGAAGTAGCTGTTTGAAAAACCGGTGCGCAATGGTAGAATGTCGAGATGGACTCTTATGCTATCCTAGtttgatctcaaatacgtacccttAAAAGAAATTAAGGGAAGGGTAGTGTCCGATTTCCTTGCTGACAACCCAATCAAAGAAATTGAGATTGtggatacttggtcatttcccaaCGAAGATGTGATTCATATAGAAGATGATGTGTGAGAGCCATACTTTGATGGAACATTGAATTATATGGGATACGGGGTCGGAATTCTCCCAATCTCTCTGAAGGGTGAACACTTTCCGGTTTCAATCAAATTGGACATTAACGTGACGAATAATGCCCCGAAATATGAGGCATGTTTTTTGGGTTTACGTAGCGCGCTCGATTTGGGCGTGAATGAGCTTTAGGTACACGGGGATTCCTCCCTTGTGATTAATCAAGTAGTTGGGTCGTGAAaaatcaaaagtgatagtttggccCCATACCAAGCAAGGATCGAAGAATTAGAATGATACTTCGATGATGTCAAATATGTTCATCTTCCGCGAgatgaaaatcaatttgcagatgcacTATCAAAACTGGCCGCGTTAATTAATATTCCCGAGTATATGGACCGTATGCCAATTTGTGTTGAAAGAAGATCGTCACCCTCTTATGTGAATGCAATTGATGATAccgatgaaagtgaagttgagccTTGGTATATGGCTATTCTAAGGTACAAAGAAACGGAAGAATACCGTATCGACCTTGATGTACTAGGGAAGCGTGCCTTAAGAATTCTGGCATCCCAATTTGTTAATGCTGATGATGGgcagttatacaaaagaacgacCCAAGGTGTTCTGTTGCGATGTGTTGATAAATTGACCGCCGATAAAGTTATGGAAGAAGCCCATGACGGAGAGTATCGGCCACACATGAATGCGCACATGTTGGTTCGAAAAATCATGAGGTTGGGTTACTATTGAACAAccatggagacagattgtcgtaGATGTGTCAGGCATTGCAATAATTACCAGATTTTCGCAAATGTTCAACATGTACCACCCTCTATGTTGTataccatgacgtcaccctggccattTTCAACCTGGGGATCGATATTATTGGAAAGGTAACCCATCCGGAACGAGAGGACATTGCTGTATCCTTGTTGCAATCGACTACTTGACGAAATGGGTTGAAGCTAAGTCTTATAGAGAACTCAAGGCGAAGCAAGTGGCAAAATTCATTCAGAATGAGATCATTTGCCAATATAGAGTACCACATGAGTTCATCAGTGATCACGGGAATCATTTTTAAGCTAAAACTAAAACTATACTTTAGAGGTATAAGATAaagcaccacaagtcgtcaccctATCGACCACAGACAAACGGTGCGGCAGAGGCTGCTATCAAAATGGCTGCTGCTATTTTGAGAAAGATGCCGGATAATTACCGTGAATGGCTCGATAAGATACCATTCGCGTTGTGGGGATACCGTACCTCAATTAGAAAAGCCACAGGAGTTACTCCCTACTACTTGGTTTATGgaatggaggcagttcaaccAGTTGAATTGGAAGTAATGTCTTTCTGGAAAGTCAAGTTGCCGAAGCGGATTGGGTTAAAGCCCGATATGACTCTTTAGTGATGGTCAATGAACGTCATTTGAATGCGTTCTATCATGTCTAACTCTATCAGAAGAGGATTGAGAGAGcttttaacaagaaggtgaaaccACGAGGAATCAAGGAAGGAGATTGATTCTAAAATCAGTTCGAGCTCTACTACCAGCAGACCCAAGGGGTATATTCAAGCCAAATTGGACAAGCCCATATTTGGTAAAGAAAATTTTGTCGGGAGGTGTTGTTCGGTTGACGGATCTGGACGGAAATGACTTTGGAAATCCTACAAATTTGGATCAGTTGAAGAAGTAAAACCCTTGAAAAGGCCTCATTCtcaaatattatgaaataatattCGAATTGCTTTGTTTTTAGAATAAGTCATAAGTTGTTGACATTTGTTGACGCTGCATGAAATATTTTCAATGGGAGAACTACGTAcccggtttgattctgttgcaaAGAAGATACGTAGGAAACTCTCTAAAAGAGTACAACCGTAAACTTTATAATGCAAAAATGAATTTTTATGCATAAATTGGAATTTATAATAAATAGTAGttttttatttattctttattTCCGAGCGAAGCTCACTACAAAGTTTATTTTGGGCTATGCCCATCACACACAAGCAGAAGGAAAGCACCCAACATAATAGAAGATAATAGATAGTAGAAAAAGCTAAGCTAAGTCCTAGCCTAAGCCGAACCCGGGTCGCGAGGCCCATCACGTCGAGATGATGTCTCACCCATCATCACCCTAGCCCGTTTCTTTGAATGAGTCACGTCTTCTTCACGTGGGCCCAGACGGTCTTTTACACTCGGTCGAGGACCAAGCCTGTCAGCCAAAGACGGCATATTGCTAG is a genomic window containing:
- the LOC141627720 gene encoding uncharacterized protein LOC141627720, with amino-acid sequence MDRMPICVERRSSPSYVNAIDDTDESEVEPWYMAILRYKETEEYRIDLDVLGKRALRILASQFVNADDGQLYKRTTQGVLLRCVDKLTADKVMEEAHDGEYRPHMNAHMLVRKIMRLGYY